A stretch of Saccharothrix texasensis DNA encodes these proteins:
- a CDS encoding oxidoreductase, protein MPKWNARKWDTADIPDQSGRTALVTGANSGLGLRTAEVLAGKGAHVLLACRSPERGQRALRRVLATGGNAELVPLDLADLSSVRTAAALVRDRTGDALDVLVNNAGVMAVPLGRTADGFERQFGTNHLGHAALTWLLMPALRTRPGARVVTVSSLAHQTGRLDLADPNYEVRRYAAWRAYGQSKLANLLFMRELNRRTRAANLDVTSVAAHPGVTATELSSNMARAQGNPLVGIGAKISDFFSQPVEVGALPQLYAATSPNVERGGYYGPDGFRGMRGHPAPAGSTTAARDDLAASRLWDLTAKLTGVAPDPS, encoded by the coding sequence GGCCTGCGCACCGCCGAGGTGCTGGCGGGCAAGGGGGCGCACGTCCTGCTGGCCTGCCGGTCCCCCGAACGCGGGCAGCGGGCCCTGCGACGCGTGCTCGCCACCGGCGGCAATGCCGAGCTGGTGCCGTTGGACCTGGCCGACCTGTCCTCGGTCCGCACGGCCGCGGCACTGGTGCGCGACCGCACCGGTGACGCGCTCGACGTGCTGGTGAACAACGCGGGCGTGATGGCCGTGCCGCTGGGGCGCACGGCCGACGGCTTCGAGCGCCAGTTCGGCACCAACCACCTCGGCCACGCCGCGCTGACGTGGCTGCTGATGCCCGCGTTGCGCACGCGGCCGGGCGCGCGCGTGGTCACCGTGTCCAGCCTGGCCCACCAGACGGGCCGGCTCGACCTGGCCGACCCGAACTACGAGGTGCGCCGGTACGCGGCGTGGCGCGCCTACGGCCAGTCGAAGCTGGCGAACCTGCTGTTCATGCGGGAGCTGAACCGGCGCACCCGGGCGGCGAACCTGGACGTGACGTCCGTCGCGGCGCACCCCGGCGTCACGGCCACCGAACTGAGCTCCAACATGGCCCGCGCCCAGGGCAACCCGCTGGTGGGCATCGGTGCCAAGATCAGCGACTTCTTCTCGCAACCGGTCGAGGTGGGGGCGTTGCCGCAGCTCTACGCGGCGACGTCGCCGAACGTCGAGCGGGGCGGCTACTACGGGCCGGACGGGTTCCGGGGCATGCGCGGCCACCCGGCGCCGGCGGGGTCGACGACGGCCGCCCGCGACGACCTCGCGGCCAGCCGGTTGTGGGACCTGACGGCCAAGCTCACGGGCGTCGCGCCCGACCCCTCGTGA
- the lipA gene encoding lipoyl synthase, which produces MTVVPEGRKLLRLEVRNSQTPIEKKPSWIKTKAKMGPEYRELKGLVKREGLHTVCEEAGCPNIYECWEDREATFLIGGEQCTRRCDFCQIDTGKPADLDRDEPRRVAESVQAMGLRYSTVTGVARDDLEDGGAWLYAETVRQIHAMNPGTGVELLIPDFNAVPEQLAEVFSSRPEVLAHNLETVPRIFKRIRPAFRYERSLEVITAAREAGLVTKSNLILGMGETPDEVTEALSDLHDAGCEIITITQYLRPSPRHHPVERWVKPEEFVTHKETAEDIGFSGVMAGPLVRSSYRAGRLYAQAVQKRGDVLPENLRHLLEAGGAAQEITSLLSAR; this is translated from the coding sequence GTGACCGTCGTACCTGAAGGTCGGAAGCTGCTGCGGCTGGAAGTCCGCAACAGCCAAACGCCCATCGAGAAGAAGCCCTCGTGGATCAAGACCAAGGCGAAGATGGGCCCCGAGTACCGGGAGCTCAAGGGCTTGGTCAAACGCGAGGGCCTGCACACGGTGTGCGAAGAGGCCGGTTGTCCCAACATCTACGAGTGCTGGGAAGACCGGGAGGCCACCTTCCTGATCGGTGGCGAGCAGTGCACCCGTCGCTGCGACTTCTGCCAGATCGACACCGGCAAGCCCGCCGACCTCGACCGCGATGAACCGCGGCGGGTGGCGGAGTCGGTGCAGGCCATGGGTCTGCGCTACTCGACCGTGACCGGCGTGGCGCGCGACGACCTGGAGGACGGCGGCGCGTGGCTGTACGCCGAGACCGTCCGCCAGATCCACGCGATGAACCCCGGCACCGGCGTGGAGCTGCTGATCCCGGACTTCAACGCGGTGCCGGAGCAGCTGGCCGAGGTGTTCTCGTCGCGGCCCGAGGTGCTGGCGCACAACCTGGAGACCGTGCCGCGCATCTTCAAGCGCATCCGGCCGGCGTTCCGCTACGAGCGGTCGCTGGAGGTCATCACCGCGGCCCGGGAAGCGGGCCTGGTGACCAAGTCCAACCTGATCCTGGGCATGGGCGAGACGCCGGACGAGGTCACCGAGGCGTTGAGCGACCTGCACGACGCGGGCTGCGAGATCATCACCATCACGCAGTACCTGCGGCCCTCGCCCCGGCACCACCCGGTGGAGCGGTGGGTGAAGCCGGAGGAGTTCGTGACGCACAAGGAGACCGCCGAGGACATCGGGTTCTCCGGCGTCATGGCCGGTCCCCTGGTCCGCTCGTCCTACCGCGCCGGCCGGCTGTACGCGCAGGCCGTGCAGAAGCGCGGCGACGTGCTGCCGGAGAACCTGCGCCACCTGCTCGAGGCAGGCGGCGCGGCGCAGGAGATCACCTCACTGTTGTCGGCTCGCTGA